The DNA segment GCTCATCACGCCGACGTGCGTGCAGAGCTGCTCGACCTCGGCGAGCAGGTGGCTGGAGACGAACACGGTGGTTCCGTCTGCCGCGAACGAGCGGATCAGCGAGCGCACCTCGCGCGTGCCCTGCGGGTCGAGGCCGTTCGTCGGCTCGTCGAGCACGAGCAGGTCGCGCGGCATGAGCAGGGCGTTCGCGAGGCCGAGTCGCTGCTTCATGCCGAGCGAGTACGCGCCGGCCTTCTTTCTGGCGGCGTGCGAGAGGCCGACCCGCTCGAGGGCGTCGGCCACGCGCCGCGCCCGGGTCGAGGGTGCGGCGTGCCGGTCGGCGGCGTCGAACCGGGCGAGGTTCGCCGCCCCCGAGAGGAACGGCGCGAACGCGGGGCCCTCGACGAGCGCCCCGACCCGCGGCAGCACGTCGTCGAGCCCCTTCGGCATGTCGGTGCCGAGCACGCGCGCGGTGCCGGACGTCGCGCCCACGAGCCCGAGCAGCATGCGGATGGTCGTGGTCTTGCCCGACCCGTTCGGCCCGAGGAACCCGAACACCGACCCCCGCGGGACCGCGAGGTCGATGCCGTCGACCGCGACCTGCGCGCGGAAGCGCTTGGTGAGCCCGTCGGTCCGGATGGCGAGGTCGCTCACCGGCGGCCCGTCAGCGACCCGACTCGGCGAACTCGACGAGGGCGTCGACCGGGACCGATCCGGCCAGCACCCGGCCGTCGTCGGTGAACAGCACCGACAGCAGCGAGGTCTGGAGCGCACGTCCGCCCTCGACGGGGGTCGTGAGCGTGTCGAGCAGGTCGAGCGCCTCGCCCTCGGTGAACGGCGGCTCGGTGGCGGGTGCGACCGGGTGGTCCGACATGTCGGCGACCGTCGCGGCATCGAGCTCGACCACCGTCGCCCAACCCTCGCCGTGCACGATCGGTCGCGGCCGGTCGGTCGCGGCATCCGCCTCGGACTCGGCCCGCGCCTGCGCGTCGGCGAGCCACTGCCGGAGTTCCTCGACCGTCGGCAGCGGCAGCTCCTCCTCGGCGACGACGTAGGCGTCGCTCGGCTCGAACGCGAACACCGACGCATCGGGCGCCGCGAAGGAGACGTCGGTGAAGCCGGTCTCGAACGCGGGTGCCTCGGCACCGCGTGCGGTGACGGATGCCGCGAGCGCCGCCCCGTTCTCGCCGTCGATCGCGACGCGGATCTCGCCGACGAGCGTCTGGTCGGTTCGCGGCTCGAGCACGAGTTCGTACGCCTCACGGCCCGCGACGCGCCCGTCGGTCCCGACGGAGACCGCCGTGGTCTCGTCGAGCCGATCGAGCGCGCGGTCGAGCAGCTGCTGGGGGGTGGGCAGCTGCTCGCCGTCGGGAAGTTCCGCCTCGGCCTTCGCGGCCGCCTCGGCCTTCGCCTCGTCGGCGAGTCGGGCGAGCTCGGCCTTCAGCCCGTCGACGTCGGCGTCGGGGTCCACTCCCAGCCGGGTCGCC comes from the Agromyces marinus genome and includes:
- a CDS encoding LolA family protein; translated protein: MSPRRTGPSRFRARTVVPAVGVPVAIAVAVLVPIQANASVDLPDMTPEELVAFAKAGEVEALSGTIEQRSELGLPDLGAVMGGGGMSGAGGSETDAAASDAFGDLVSLATGSFDANVYLDGDHARLQVLDRMAERNVYLSPGEAWFVDSEAQTATRLGVDPDADVDGLKAELARLADEAKAEAAAKAEAELPDGEQLPTPQQLLDRALDRLDETTAVSVGTDGRVAGREAYELVLEPRTDQTLVGEIRVAIDGENGAALAASVTARGAEAPAFETGFTDVSFAAPDASVFAFEPSDAYVVAEEELPLPTVEELRQWLADAQARAESEADAATDRPRPIVHGEGWATVVELDAATVADMSDHPVAPATEPPFTEGEALDLLDTLTTPVEGGRALQTSLLSVLFTDDGRVLAGSVPVDALVEFAESGR
- a CDS encoding ABC transporter ATP-binding protein, whose protein sequence is MSDLAIRTDGLTKRFRAQVAVDGIDLAVPRGSVFGFLGPNGSGKTTTIRMLLGLVGATSGTARVLGTDMPKGLDDVLPRVGALVEGPAFAPFLSGAANLARFDAADRHAAPSTRARRVADALERVGLSHAARKKAGAYSLGMKQRLGLANALLMPRDLLVLDEPTNGLDPQGTREVRSLIRSFAADGTTVFVSSHLLAEVEQLCTHVGVMSAGRLVAQGTLEEFRRSGRARVEVLTPDPETAGAVLARMGLRADAVASAAPGDALVTAELETDAPAADAIVAALVRDGVRVRGFTIRRTSLEQRFVELTGEGFDVVA